In Bacilli bacterium, the DNA window TTGAACGCAGCGTTGGAAGGGCATCCCGAACTGCAAAACAAATCGATCGAAGATCTGGTCGCCAATTTGGGCGATGTCCCCGAAAATATCCGTACGGCAGTTCGCAACAACGGCGGAGGCCATGCCAACCATTCGCTGTTCTGGCAAATTATGAGCCCGAACGGCGGCGGGCAGCCGACGGGAAAACTTGCCGATGCGATTAACAGCGAGTTGGGCGGTTTCGAAAAATTCAAGGAAGCTTTCGCAAAAGCGGCGGCAACCCGCTTCGGCAGCGGTTGGGCATGGTTGTCCGTCGATAAAAACAAGAAGCTGGTTGTCCACAGCACGGCAAACCAGGACAATCCGCTGATGGAAGGACTTGTGCCGCTCCTGGGCGTTGACGTCTGGGAACATGCATACTATCTGAAATACCAGAATAAACGCCCTGATTATGTATCCGCTTGGTGGAACGTGGTCAATTGGCCGGAAGTGGAAAAACGTTACGAACAAGCGGTAAAATAACGCATACTTACGGATTGAAGCCGTCCCCAAACGCGAGCAGTCGCGATTGTCGGACGGCTTTTTGCCGTCTGTGCTACATGGGGGGTCTTCCCGCTTTTAATGCCGCAATGACGGAATCGGCATAAGGGTGCCCGCTTTTGTGATAAGCTTTTACGGCCGCTTCGATATCGTATTTTACGCGGCGGATCGTAATGCTGCTTTTGTCGCCCAAAGTCTCAATCAAGGCATAAGATGCACGCGGGTCGCCGTCGAACGGCAAACCGACGCTCCCGGTATTGACAATCGTTTTCCCGTTCCAAAACTTGACATAAGGGTAATGGATATGCGCATACGCAACAATACTTGCCCGCTCGTTTACGAACATCCGCTCAAGTTGCTGCGCTTTCGCATCCATTGGCACGATATCCAACACGTTTTGCGGCGTGGCATGCACGCAGTGCAACATATGTCCGTCCATAAGCTCCATTTCCAGCGAAAACGGCAGCTCCGCCAAATAGGCCAGTTCGCTTTTCGACAAGCGCCCTCTGGTCCATTCCATTTCCGTCAGCAACGCTTGCGCATGGCTTTCCGATTTGGCAAACCCTTCCTGAATTCGTCCCAGCCCCACCAATTCGTCAATATTGCCCCTGATAACCTGGGCATGCAGGCGCTGAATTGCCTTTACGCACTCTTCAGGCCGCGGTCCTTTGAAAACAAGGTCGCCCAACACAACAATGCGATCCGCG includes these proteins:
- a CDS encoding superoxide dismutase; protein product: MAYQLPPLPYPNNALEPHIDEQTMMIHHDRHHNGYVTNLNAALEGHPELQNKSIEDLVANLGDVPENIRTAVRNNGGGHANHSLFWQIMSPNGGGQPTGKLADAINSELGGFEKFKEAFAKAAATRFGSGWAWLSVDKNKKLVVHSTANQDNPLMEGLVPLLGVDVWEHAYYLKYQNKRPDYVSAWWNVVNWPEVEKRYEQAVK
- a CDS encoding metallophosphoesterase family protein codes for the protein MKIALLADIHGNDHALEAVLADIADQSADRIVVLGDLVFKGPRPEECVKAIQRLHAQVIRGNIDELVGLGRIQEGFAKSESHAQALLTEMEWTRGRLSKSELAYLAELPFSLEMELMDGHMLHCVHATPQNVLDIVPMDAKAQQLERMFVNERASIVAYAHIHYPYVKFWNGKTIVNTGSVGLPFDGDPRASYALIETLGDKSSITIRRVKYDIEAAVKAYHKSGHPYADSVIAALKAGRPPM